Below is a window of Ctenopharyngodon idella isolate HZGC_01 chromosome 7, HZGC01, whole genome shotgun sequence DNA.
CCCCAAATGCCCCGCAGAGGCTCAGAGCTCCCCAGTGACTTGGGTACAACCTGTGCTTTTTCAAGAACCAGAAATATCCAGCCGTACGTATCGCCAGTTAGGAACGCTGTTGAAATGTATGGCGATATATATTCTTGTCGGTTTGGAATGGCACAGATCCAGAGTTAGCTAGAAGTTTGAGGATTGTTAGTGTGTGTTTAACTGTGTGAGTGCAAAGAAAATTGGTAATATGCAGCTAGCTAAATGTCAAGTAAAACATCTCATGGAGCTTCAGTGTGAAGATAAATCATATCctgtaataattatatataatgttgttTACTGCTGAAGTGTGTGATTTCTGCTGCACTAGCAGCACCAAATGGAATTATAATGACAAAATAGCacattataattaaaatgtaaccaATTTTGAAGCTCTTCTGACTTTGAACTACTGTATGTTCTTTCTGTATATGTCAGTTGGGCGTCAACAGTTTGGTCCAAATGCTCCAGTTCCTGTGGGCGGGGCTTCAGAGAGAGGCGGGTCTCCTGTCAGCAGGTGGAGGCATCAGGGAGCATGAGGGTTCTGTCCAGCGTCATGTGTGAAGGATCTCCTCGGCCTGGAGACACTGAAGAGTGCACCTCTCACGCCTGTGTGGAGTGGCTCACCGGCCCGTGGGGGAAGGTACGTTTACTGACACTTTTATATTCATTCTAACCTCTTTAATGTGAAACAATGATCTAAAATAGTTTAATATGTGGTCATTTTAAGATCATTGGCATTAGCTGGTAACCAGTACAGCAGATTTTCTAATATATTGATATACTGACCTATTTCGGTCAACCAATATAcgtaattatttaattatgaaatattcTGTCAATTCATTGCTAAACCTTTACACTacaaattttttaatgtttttgaaagaagtctcttctacTCACcacggctgcatttatttgattaaaaatacagtgaattcagtaatattgtgaaatattattataatttaaaataagtgttttctattttaatatatttaaaaatgtaatttattcctgtgatgcaaagctgaattttcagcatcattactccagtcttcagtcacatgatcctgcaAAATAACCCCGTTTCCTGATGGAGGGAATGGAGACATTATGCCAATGACTGACAAATGGGAACTCACTTGGAAACCCCAATCACCTCTGAGTTTTATAAAAACGGCCAATGGAATTGGTGAGTGGAATTTGcatgccaagccactccctcgTACATACGGGTGTATAAAATGGCGGCTCGCATCCACTCATTCAGGATTAAGGACATCATCCCGGCCATTCAGCAGGGTGGTTCAGGGTTGTGGCAGGAGGAACATAACGTCTCCTttcctccttcagggaacgagggttaaaggggacctattatgcccctttcacaagatgtattataaaggcctttgcacactgagtctgaAATTTTCGTATGCGTTTTTTCGTATTCGTGATcctaaaaattcatttttgggtgaactaaccctttaaggcccattcacaccaagaatgataactataaagatacgtaactataataactatatttgcatccacaccaacgaatgataacggtctgtttattgtAAGCTCAAGCGCTGTGGTtttaaagtgtgtacaacatgtttttgctgttcttgttgcatttacacggctttaaccagcagatgtcctcagcatgctgttttgagtgaatagctagtgtaatcgatctaatctaacagtgaatttagctgacgaagtcaatatagtggaataaaaacaacacctgGTCTTTTTCACTGcgacttcaaaggaagcaagacatgttgtcgaaactagcgctggatatctgaggtaattttatgttacactgtttgctataatgatctcatcgttaatacttctgaccatttattccgagggtatgactgattgttttccatatatccattttctttaaagtatccttgaaaacgGTGCgttttctggacctcggcgattaacgtctgccattttaaatacGCGAGTCCTTGAATTagagtggattctgattggGTGTCAGTGTTTATCATTCAACAGCAGGTTCttaaagtgattccaatgatcgtttctctatatcgttatcatTACGGCagtgctattttttttatatttagaacgatttttagaactatatctttatcgttatctttatagttatagttcttggtgtgaacgggcctttatgCAATCATATAAAAATTAATGTCATTTGTCAAATACCCATAATCAGGTTTATGTTAGGTTATACCTGTTTAGTGTCAGAGCAGCTGCATTTGTTAAAACTCTATCCACTTTGCATATACTATGGTTTTAATGCATGTCATGTGATGTGTTCAACAGTGCACGGGTCGTTGTCTGGGTCCTGCGGTGGCCACACAGAGCAGAACGGTGTCATGCAGACACTTCAGCAACTCCACGTCCAAAACATGTGACCCAAAAGAAAGGTGCCAGACTTGTTGTGGAATATTTAGCATCAGTTATTCTCACTTTCAAAGCtgttttaatgtgttgtgaATATAATGTGTGATTCCCAAACACCTCTCAGGCCGTCATCCGTGAGGAACTGCTCATCCGAGATGTGCGACGTGCACTGGAAGGTGTTACCGTGGAGGACGTGTACCGTGGCGTGCGGCAGCGGCTTCCAGTCCCGCCGAGTGGAATGCGTCCATCGGCAGAACAAAAAAACTCTCCCCGACCAGCACTGCGCCTGGCAACGACGGCCTGTTACCTGGCAACACTGCAACGTCACTTCCTGTGGCAGTGGGTCTTTTAATTTTAGCTCTGAAAGCTCTTGTTATAAACCAGTCTGAGTGTCAGTACAGTTCGAAAGATGCTTGCCCTTGTTTGACATCATTAGAGCGTTCATGTTTTATTAGGGAAAATATTACCGACCTGAGGGCGAAATATATTGGCTTGTTCCTTCACACTTGAAGACCTGCtatttgtccatttttttttacaagttaacacaacgtCCCGAGAGAACTCGCTCTTGTTCCTGGggttttcttttcttctaaGCTCGGTCATTTCAGGAATCCTGTCTGTCCAAACATCTGCTTTTTGTTCTTCACTCCTCTGTGCTGAAacttaatgaaaaatatttttttgtgtcacCTAACTTGGTTCTGGGTgcagaaatatttaataaaataacaccaATAAATGAACTTATATTGTATTTAGAGGTGCTCAAAGTCTGCagtcacactagactttgagcatgtgaacaGGATCATATCACGCtctttttaataaacaataaatcacTAAAATCAACTGATAATACCAGTGAAAATATACTATATGCATCTAATCTGCAAACCAGTTAATGCGCCCCTGACTGtgttaaagaccccctgtggtgaaaatcaagtttttaatgttgtttatatgtctatgtggtgtttttaatatgctttaggacaaaccatgtgcaaattaatcagtcaacaccattaatgagtattttctatttaaaactgcagtgaaaaaagtTGTTTGAAAAAAGtcgtttgaaatcgctggtgtctgtgacctcgcaaactaccttgtaaccaatcacgtcaacgtgctggcgggctttagcatatcattaacatcGAACAAGCAGGAGAGTCttgagagaagccaggttatcctggtatatttttctgttgatatgaaaaattgtgtagatttagcaatatggcgggtgtatgatgtatattataaagttatgatgaactatatgcctttctccactggcgttctgagttgttcaaagcgtttgtaaggatactgattgttagaagtcAGCTGTGtgactctgagatgaagaacgcaaacatggtttgtgtaacattagcaacacattattagctgtttgataatgtattCAAGCAAAagactaatcatattaattaccgttatgtgtccaatgttgtaaagagcgatacagttgtgcagtgtttacctcagtaagttgaccgagtggatctctgagctggtgtgagagagtggaggcggggctaatttgcatattcattgatctgcGTATACttaatgaggcaagggtgtcgagatacattcaagctattttatggcatgaagaattttttttttcacatgaaagaaacttttaaattatgtcattttggtgatcaaagatgagttctaagggataaaattattgactacaggaggactctagttgtaaaatacggcaaataagctcaatttgctgGCTTTAGCTAgccttgtagtctcaatatgtatatatatatagctcaaattgagtaaagagcactttttacaacttaccagactgtacgacctcctcactcactttcttccaagcctttttattcctgtttccataaaagtacaaagatgtattgtacagcgacgatgattttgtcctccattgttgtttcggatttctgcctccgctcGCTACGTCGTTTAAGACTGGGTCTTAAAaactagtttgaccaactagcagttaaagggatagttcacccaaaaatgaaaatttgctgttaatttatgGTCATCCAAGATATaggtgtctttttttcttcagtagaacagtaaGGAAGATTTTTAGCAGAAACCGTGGTCCTCTgtgattcatataatggaagtcaatgggtgccgtcacattgagattcaaaaaaacaaaattaatacctgCGGCTCCTGATGATAAATTGAGGtcttaaagtattagttcactttaaaatgaaaattaccccaagctttactcaccctcaagccatcctaggtgtttatgactttcttctttcagatgaacacaatcagttatattaataaatatcctgacacatccgagctttataatggcagtgaacgggaccaacaagtttgaagctcaaaaaagtgcatccatccatcataaattttacttcataacttgttaaatatggatatttttcttacacaaatgcatcgcttcacttcagaaggcctttattaaccctccggagccgtgtggagtatgtatatgatggatggatgcacttttttgagcttcaaactcattggtcccgttcactgccatgataaagctcggatgcgtcaggatatttattaatataactccgattgtgttcatcagaaagacgaaagttatatacacctatgatggcttgagggtgagtaaagctttgggtaattttcatttgaaagtgaactaatcctttaagtttgttttgtctgtatatgtttttttgaatctcaatgtgacggcacccattgacttccattatatgaatcacAGAGGACCACGGTTTctgctaaaaatcttctttactgttctactgaagaacaAAAGACACGTAtatcttggatggcctgagtaaattaacagcaaattttcatttttgggtgaactatccctttaaccaagGGGTAATTAGTCTTGCCTTAATCTTAGTCTGATCTTCATCTTATTTTAGGAAACaggttattaataatttttattaatagtaattaataaaaataatataatattaaagacTTACAAAAGACTCATTAACAGCAAAAATGACTGCATGTTCAGAACTGTCATTATTATTTATCTTTTCatgtttaaatttgtttttgttaactagTTTATTTCAGCTCATTGtggaaaatgtattaaaatgttatcAATATGTTTAGTTTaacttctgttttctgtttatttgtctgGGTTAGTCTATGTTTCAATGtttatatttgcattatttgtatataagtataaataaccttattgtttaaataacctttattttgtgtgtgtttctctagGCGAGTGTACGGACAGAACCCACTACTGTCCTGTGGTGAAACGTCTCAAGCTTTGCCCTGTGGATCTGTACCGGCAACGCTGCTGCCAGACCTGCTCACAGGACACTAGCGCCACCTAGTGCGCACCAGAGGCCAAACTAAAAGATGCCCTTTTCAGTCACCGCACTGATTGTCTCTCGTAATACAGAATATTGTTTAAATCGTGCAAACCCTTGGACACCTGGAGTGTGTGGACTAAAAGATGTCTACTGGTGGCAGACGTGTGTTTTCTGGACTACATTTCACTGGATGTTTTTTCACAATCATCAGAAGtccaaagagaaaatcacttgaTGAGATTCGAGACTTGTCTctttgcagatttcattttatcTTGCCCTGAAAGTGATATTGTATGTGTATTAATTTAAGAGACATGCATTTTTTCTTGTGGATATGAGAGGACAATCTTATTGGACCATTCACCTATGTGAAGGAAATTAAAATGGAAGCATCTTGAGTGTACAATATCAGTAGTACACAACTTGGGAGTATTAAGAGAGACATTTTCAGAGTCCTACcctaaagtcaacatgaaatactgtcgcaacccattttacttctttaaccTGAGTTTGATACTTCAGAGTGAAATAGGATATTCAAAGAAAAATATACGGCTGGGCTTCATTTCAGCTATATCCATTAGGACTTGATTGGATGGTGAATGAAGTCAGGTGGTCAGAGGGGTGGAGTTAAAGAAGGAGAAGGGATTTGTGGGGTGTTTCTCAAACAGAAGGCATATCTCATGCACCATTTTCGGAGATGAAGGCATAcatgttatattttgttttaaggtAAATTAATCACTAAGGCTGAGTTGTTAAAAAAGTTGAATCTGGATCAGAATGATCCAGGATCAGGTTATCCATCTTACTTTTGTGctggtttttcaaagcaaaattggATTGGATCACCCTGATCAAGATACACACTTTTTCAGATTACCAAATCTGGATTACTTGTGttctacagagcccctaaagggacatggtgatagaAAGAATATGagatgggggaaaaaacaaacaaacaaacatttcaatgcttttgcgttctctcagaaaagtttttttttgtagcgttcacccaaaaaactttgcgttcactcgcaaagaacttttgactggttcatGTCTTATGATTGTGCCAATTTAGTTTACAaacagtgataaaaaaaaaaaccccactttgaatcaaatatagtatttttgtttgatatttacagCTGTCAATTGcaccaaaatctcttttttactttacagtaggTTACCAAAAGGTGGAGCCTAATGTCtacttttaatttattactttaacagttaaactagtcaagaacaaaataaaaaatatgtgtgtatgtatattacatgataaaaatgttgtatttttcgACCAGTTTTCGACCAATTTTTGTTTGTAAAATCCACCCTTTTGATGGGATCAGTATAATCCAGATTTTTTGGATCAAAGGTCttactaaaaagttttgaacaacacaaactgatgaTTTTATCCAGATCAAAACCAAGACTGGATTTTTTCAGAATCCTTTTTTTTATGACCCCTAtgaacaacccattttcaagatttgatccaatCCGATAGCCAAAATCcaattagattacttttgaacaactggccctAAACAGccaataatttgtattttactTATGTCTACTATGCTGCATTCAAATTGCCTGCAAGGGACCTTAATAAagttgaacttgaaaaatgtaagCCACTGCGAGACCACAGATGGCTGTCACTCACTGTATTGCATTAATAGATAAATTAATACAAAGTATTTTTCCAAAATCaagttttaattgtatttttgtgcCGTGACCCTAGGGGCAGGAACATGTGCGCACTTATTAGACATTCTCATTGTAGCGTTCAGTGCTTGAAATAACATGCAAATGCTGATAAATTGTGCACAATAAGagcagtagcatgttttaagaaagtaaaaagggttcattttgttttcatgttgactttattattacaaaatgtgtTAATATGGGTGTAGAATGTATGACAGAAAACCCGTTGACTGATTGAAATGGCATGTGCCATAAACGTCACATTTCTCCAGCCGTCTTTTAGATGTACGTTTTGTGTTCAAACAAAGTGCTGCATTGTAAAATATGTCTtgtatataatgtgtttttaagtGCAATATTGTACATTGAGTGTAGAAAGTTTGGATTTTATTTTCTTACATCTTGGTTTAGTTTGTCTTTATTATCCATATTTAAGATTAAACACAACACAGACCTACGTACTTATAGCACCTGAAGTGGATTTTCCATATCTCTAATATAACGGTTTCCTACTGGCCTTTATGCATGTATTTTAATTACATCAACAAATGTTGTACATAAGCCACTCACAGAGTTTATCCATgaatttactcttattgcaatgTGGAGAAAGCATCGCTACATGAATCTGTTGAGGAAGCGCTAGTTTTGGTACTATTCACGTCAATATATCAAACAGTCTATGTgatacaaatacaataaaatacagttttacaaaTCACTTTATATATCTTTATAATTATTGATCCCTTTTTATCCTATACGATCAAATGTGTAATGTTTAAATCGTGCTTTATGTGGTTCATtcaaaaggctgcatttatttgatcaaaaatacagtaaaacagtaatattatgaaatattattaccatttaaataactgttttgtattttcagagtcacatgatccttcagaaatcctttTAATCtgcagatttgctgctcaagaattatttcttaatattttcaatgttgaaaacagttgtgctgcttcatattttagattttttccattctttgataaatagaaagttcaaaagaaccacgtttattttaaatataaatatttttttaacattataaatttctgctgtcacttttgatcaatttaatgtatccttataaaataaaagtattaattttttaaaaacagtataGTAAAACGGTGGTGTATATATgaaaattgataattttatgTGAAAACTGATTTATATAGataaatatattatagtattgCACTGCATGTTTATATCATATCAGTTTCATCCTATTGAAAATCAAAAACTAGCTACTAttgtaaaatatgcataatcAGTCAAACGTAATTCATGACAATTCCCCATAGGACTACAGTAATTTAGAGAGATCATATTCTAGTTTGTGTCATCTTTTATAGAAATAACATGATGACTTTCTTAAGCTGTCAAGACCATTTCCTTCGGAGTCTCGATCCTGACGGCAGACGACGTCTTGCGGAAGAAACGGTGGCCTTGATCATCGCAGTTCTCGAAAACAAACCCTGGTGGAGACTCGAAACTGGCCGGACACATGCTGATCCTCTTGGGTGTGAACTCCGAGCGGTACATGGTCTCGTTTTGTAGGGGGGCATCAGTCCGCAGTGGAGCATTTTGGGGCTTGAAGCTGAGACTAGGCTGAGCTTCATGCTGGATGAAATGGGCCCTGAAGGTGGTCAGATCTTCCATTTTCCCACTGGCTCGCTGGATTTCCTCTTGCTTCCGGATCACGCTTTGACGTTGCGCCACCCACGGCTGGAAGTCGTCCCTCATGGTGGTGTTGCCCTGGAAGGGCCTGGAAGACTTCATGGGAAGTGAGAACGGTTTGGCGGAAATGAAGGGTTGGATTTGGTGCTTGATGTAGTCGGTTTGCGAGGTGGTTGTCAGGTCCATGTGTGCCGTGGGACTCTGGTACTCCACCGATTTCTGCATCTGCCGGAGGGAGACGGGCCACTGCTGGAAATGGTCACGGAATTCCGTGCTGCTCTGGAAGGGCTTGCTGGAGGTCACTTTGACTGCCTCGGGCTTGCAGCTTTTGGGCAGCTGACTCGGCAGGCCTTGGTAGTCCTGTCGGTGGGTAGTGAGGTCCTGGAAAGGGACATTGCTGGGTTTGTACTCTTCTGGTGGTTTAAAGTAACGGGCTTCCAGAGCGTGTGGAACATACGAGAGCTTGTTACTGGTCAGGTTTTCAAAAGGAGCATCGGATAGCTTGGCTATGTTAGGGGGCTTGTAGCTCTCGCGTGGCACAAGGCCTCGGTGGACGAAATCATCCTGGAATGTCGTGGAATTTCCAAACTTTGCAGCAGGAGGTTGATAGGTTGTATCAGGCTTAGTTAATTCCCGTCTGCTGATCTCCCATTGACGAAAATCCTCTTTAAAAACATCATGCAAAACTTTTAACAAAGGCACTTACTAtaataactcttttttttttctgcatttcacTCGAGTACTAGTCTAACTGTGTACTGCAAatgttttttggcttttatgatacagtaccattcaaaagtttggggccagtaagatttttttggtaacactttacaaggtttcattagttaactaatt
It encodes the following:
- the saxo2 gene encoding stabilizer of axonemal microtubules 2, yielding MTRLCICKMCSCGRHRCTHKPTALYKKASQTNVLSEYSEKYPAYKGHTRPKSLKPQLQYKAHQDMMDGTTTFRMDYIPYPVTRRPERQQVTYKPKSGEIDLGTTYKQDFNPYDVAPFVPSRPKERVHTKNAKLDTVPTYKEDFRQWEISRRELTKPDTTYQPPAAKFGNSTTFQDDFVHRGLVPRESYKPPNIAKLSDAPFENLTSNKLSYVPHALEARYFKPPEEYKPSNVPFQDLTTHRQDYQGLPSQLPKSCKPEAVKVTSSKPFQSSTEFRDHFQQWPVSLRQMQKSVEYQSPTAHMDLTTTSQTDYIKHQIQPFISAKPFSLPMKSSRPFQGNTTMRDDFQPWVAQRQSVIRKQEEIQRASGKMEDLTTFRAHFIQHEAQPSLSFKPQNAPLRTDAPLQNETMYRSEFTPKRISMCPASFESPPGFVFENCDDQGHRFFRKTSSAVRIETPKEMVLTA